In Natranaerovirga hydrolytica, a single window of DNA contains:
- a CDS encoding right-handed parallel beta-helix repeat-containing protein — translation MNFKKSTFLNVFLIFSLIFSSLTFLSGEQIVVANTSNVLLEDNFNNQSTGSIPNGYTVDESGGTVRIANVPSSNNKSVHLNNSSTSSNVKLSKDFDAQNDIITMEFQFMQPVVNSSHKIMKLYDTQGTIGVFLETSGGNLSYRHSNNTYTHLESYNANTWYDFKIVADITNNKADVYINGNLKIINADFYNPVSNLSSFTSYTPNSDTHDHYINNIKVMADGPTDSEPEVPTPTLPEIPDGDRTFYVATNGSNNNNGSESSPFETLTHAIGISQPGDVIVMREGTYYHDTRITVNNSGNSSKPITIVNYPGETPILDFWAQEEQPGRDGLRLNGDHWHIIGIHLTGAGGNGFRIHGSNNTIERCVAFENRLTGFHLEDGSYNLFLNNDSYRNFNLRGRVGNMADGFAAKYEALGPGNVFYGNRSWENSDDGFDFWMATSTIVLENNWAFGNGNPDIWNHPDFDGGGNGFKLGGNHLPGNHIVSRNMAFDNHGKGFDHNNNTGALTLIHNTGYNNGIRINGRNFDFPNNPANGQHTFINNLSAQSPVDVRIASNSVQQGNSWQIGNVTPSMFYSVNTALAKSPRQPDGSLPDIDLFVPRPDSFLVNGGVSIGEPYNGSAPDIGAIEY, via the coding sequence ATGAATTTTAAGAAAAGCACTTTTTTAAACGTATTTTTAATCTTTTCACTTATTTTTTCATCTTTAACTTTTTTATCAGGTGAACAAATTGTTGTCGCTAATACTTCTAATGTTTTACTTGAAGATAATTTTAACAATCAATCTACTGGCTCTATTCCCAATGGATATACCGTTGATGAATCTGGAGGAACAGTAAGGATTGCTAATGTGCCGAGCTCTAATAATAAAAGTGTGCATTTAAACAACTCTAGCACTTCTTCCAATGTAAAACTTAGTAAGGACTTTGATGCTCAGAATGACATCATAACAATGGAATTTCAATTTATGCAACCTGTTGTTAATAGCTCTCATAAGATTATGAAACTCTATGATACCCAAGGCACCATTGGGGTTTTCTTAGAAACCAGTGGTGGCAATTTATCTTACAGACATTCTAATAATACTTACACACACCTTGAAAGCTATAATGCCAATACTTGGTACGATTTTAAAATAGTAGCTGATATTACTAATAACAAAGCGGATGTCTATATTAACGGCAACTTAAAAATAATAAATGCAGATTTTTATAATCCAGTTTCCAATCTGAGTTCTTTTACTTCTTATACACCTAATAGCGATACTCATGATCATTACATTAATAACATCAAAGTTATGGCTGATGGGCCAACTGACAGCGAACCTGAAGTGCCTACACCAACATTACCTGAAATTCCTGATGGCGATCGCACTTTTTATGTAGCTACTAACGGAAGCAATAACAACAATGGTAGTGAATCCTCTCCTTTTGAAACTTTAACCCATGCCATTGGTATTTCTCAACCAGGTGATGTCATTGTTATGAGGGAAGGGACTTATTACCATGATACGCGAATCACTGTCAATAATAGTGGAAATTCAAGCAAACCAATAACCATTGTAAATTATCCTGGGGAAACACCGATATTAGATTTTTGGGCACAAGAAGAGCAACCTGGTAGAGATGGTTTGCGATTAAACGGCGATCATTGGCATATTATTGGTATTCATTTAACTGGTGCCGGTGGTAATGGATTTAGAATACATGGTAGTAATAATACCATCGAACGATGTGTGGCTTTTGAAAATCGATTGACAGGATTTCATTTAGAAGATGGGTCTTATAATTTATTTTTAAATAATGATAGTTATCGTAATTTTAACCTTAGAGGCAGAGTTGGGAATATGGCAGATGGTTTTGCAGCAAAATACGAAGCTCTAGGTCCTGGAAATGTATTTTATGGTAACCGTTCTTGGGAAAACTCTGATGATGGGTTTGACTTTTGGATGGCAACAAGTACTATTGTATTAGAAAACAACTGGGCGTTTGGTAATGGTAACCCAGACATTTGGAATCATCCTGACTTTGATGGAGGCGGTAATGGTTTTAAATTAGGGGGTAACCACTTACCTGGCAACCATATTGTAAGTCGAAATATGGCTTTTGATAACCATGGAAAAGGATTTGATCACAACAACAATACAGGTGCCTTAACTTTAATTCATAATACAGGTTATAATAACGGCATAAGAATTAATGGACGTAACTTTGACTTTCCTAATAACCCGGCTAATGGACAACATACATTTATCAATAACTTAAGCGCTCAGTCACCAGTTGATGTAAGAATTGCTAGCAATTCTGTTCAGCAAGGTAACAGTTGGCAAATTGGCAATGTTACACCAAGTATGTTCTATAGTGTGAACACTGCCTTAGCAAAAAGTCCAAGACAGCCAGATGGTTCTCTACCAGATATTGACTTATTCGTACCAAGACCTGATAGTTTTTTAGTCAATGGTGGGGTTAGCATTGGAGAACCATACAATGGTAGTGCACCTGATATTGGAGCTATAGAATATTAA
- a CDS encoding FAD-dependent oxidoreductase, whose translation MGLRKSHFLKLTALILMMILIITGCNEDELSESRYYNSGTYASEVEGHNGNMVVEVTFSDAKIMQIEVIEHSETIDIVEPVFENMPRAIINNQTLAIDAISGATVTSVALLSAIEDTVEQAGGDVQALRSKEIDDEVGEDEEITTDVVIVGAGASGTAAALAAAENGVDVVILEKTNAIGGAGLLGAEGLLAYESQAQKEALETATIDDGFRYLTNYTHFNANTKLTRAILEQSPDTIDWLLGYGMETLLIENTQGAHRDDPRTYHKYADKNVGFENMYNHLEAMGAVVYTNTPGETLIVDEAGHITGVIARKEDGGALTVNAQAVIIATGGFGGNMDMLKEYMSINPEDMFNMAFQASTGDGINMAFEAGADEFGIRTFEMHAAMINANLEGASLSSLVNIPLLWVNQEGVRFTDESNVYDHAYWGNSVYGAGGYYYFLFDNNTVSELKEEGSDLKNSFERTFLLAHPELVTGITPPLTDIEQDLEEGINKDVVWKADTIEELAEQIGADPHRLGETINQYNQAVQEKNDVEFLKPEEFLKYEVSEGPFYAVKAVSTSLGTLGGVRINERTQALSTDLKPINGLYVVGNDAGGLYGDTYPSLEGLSLSFAFNSGRIAGYESAYKILNK comes from the coding sequence ATGGGGTTAAGAAAAAGTCATTTTTTAAAATTAACAGCACTCATTTTAATGATGATTTTAATCATTACAGGGTGTAATGAGGACGAATTATCAGAAAGCAGGTATTATAATTCAGGTACATATGCGTCTGAAGTAGAAGGGCATAATGGGAATATGGTCGTTGAAGTAACTTTTTCAGATGCGAAGATTATGCAAATAGAAGTCATAGAACATAGTGAAACCATAGATATTGTAGAACCTGTATTTGAGAATATGCCTAGAGCAATTATTAATAATCAAACTTTAGCCATAGATGCTATATCGGGAGCAACGGTTACAAGTGTTGCATTGTTATCTGCCATAGAAGATACTGTGGAACAAGCAGGGGGAGATGTACAAGCCTTAAGGTCTAAAGAAATAGATGATGAAGTAGGAGAAGATGAGGAAATTACAACGGACGTTGTTATTGTTGGGGCAGGTGCATCAGGAACGGCAGCGGCATTAGCTGCAGCTGAAAATGGTGTAGATGTTGTGATTTTGGAAAAAACCAATGCTATTGGTGGTGCAGGATTGTTAGGAGCAGAAGGATTGCTTGCCTATGAAAGTCAAGCTCAAAAAGAAGCTTTAGAAACGGCAACCATCGATGACGGTTTTAGATATTTGACAAATTATACCCACTTTAATGCCAATACCAAATTAACAAGGGCTATTTTAGAGCAATCTCCAGATACAATTGATTGGCTTTTAGGGTATGGTATGGAAACACTTTTAATTGAAAACACACAAGGTGCTCATCGTGATGACCCTAGAACATACCATAAATACGCAGATAAAAATGTGGGTTTTGAAAATATGTATAATCATTTAGAAGCAATGGGTGCCGTTGTTTATACCAATACACCTGGAGAAACGTTAATTGTGGATGAAGCTGGTCATATAACAGGTGTTATTGCTAGAAAAGAAGATGGAGGAGCATTAACGGTTAATGCTCAAGCTGTTATTATTGCAACAGGCGGGTTTGGTGGCAATATGGATATGTTAAAAGAATATATGTCAATCAACCCAGAAGATATGTTTAATATGGCATTTCAAGCCAGTACAGGTGATGGCATTAATATGGCCTTTGAAGCCGGTGCAGATGAGTTTGGTATACGTACTTTTGAAATGCATGCTGCTATGATTAATGCCAATTTAGAAGGTGCTAGCTTATCCAGTTTGGTTAATATTCCATTATTATGGGTTAATCAAGAAGGCGTAAGATTTACAGATGAAAGCAATGTATATGATCATGCGTATTGGGGTAATTCAGTGTATGGTGCAGGTGGTTATTACTATTTCTTATTCGATAATAATACCGTTTCAGAGTTAAAAGAAGAGGGTTCAGATTTAAAAAATTCATTTGAAAGAACTTTTTTATTAGCACATCCTGAATTGGTAACAGGTATTACCCCACCTTTAACAGATATAGAGCAAGACTTAGAAGAAGGTATTAATAAAGATGTGGTATGGAAAGCAGACACGATTGAAGAATTAGCAGAACAAATAGGAGCTGATCCTCACCGGTTAGGAGAAACAATTAATCAGTACAATCAAGCGGTACAAGAAAAAAATGATGTGGAATTTCTAAAGCCTGAAGAATTTTTAAAATATGAAGTTAGTGAAGGACCATTTTATGCTGTAAAAGCAGTATCTACTTCATTGGGAACTCTTGGTGGCGTAAGAATCAATGAAAGAACCCAAGCCCTCTCTACGGATTTAAAACCAATAAACGGTTTATATGTAGTGGGTAATGATGCAGGGGGGTTATACGGCGATACCTATCCTAGTTTGGAAGGATTGTCATTGTCTTTTGCATTTAATTCTGGAAGAATTGCAGGTTATGAATCTGCTTATAAGATTCTCAATAAATAA